A stretch of Arachis hypogaea cultivar Tifrunner chromosome 15, arahy.Tifrunner.gnm2.J5K5, whole genome shotgun sequence DNA encodes these proteins:
- the LOC140179037 gene encoding uncharacterized protein — translation MAARNQTKDLKCATHFLSDKFRNMTEEKKAIVRDLGFGGLMHIPPLRVDHQLLRELANNFKLGENRLKTGYGSFQITPKTIGDALGINATENLFPEKVEYKKLSDDDKIIYRRFQGKTLKSLTDEMMEIGVGNEEERLMFKRIFILYIQMAFLLPTTINKISAVHLAPIFKMDDISERNWGGGGHVLTFMVKGITDYQEKKKKAIDGCLFALMIIYFHLSENKGKKRAERPPKPWIANWTKEQLVERMTAEREEILGIVKMAETRAREKMKKEEKKEIKKNKKRKASSTSSSEKETTDSDTSTSESETQENSEDSGTKHRSKKGKKMDSRKRKKSQERSDSDSESESESSDESEESSPVEKEKKKKKTKTSPKKTQPKKKKVVVEDSPPKEDQYFDGETYEISSDELDE, via the exons atggcagcaagaaaccaaacaaaagaccttaagtgtgccacacatTTCCTGAGTGATAAGTTTagaaacatgactgaggagaagaaggcaaTTGTGAGGGATCTCggattcggtgggttgatgcacatcccaccactaagggtggatcaccaactcttaagggaactggcaaacaacttcaaacttggggagaacagactgaagacaggatatggttctttccaaataacaccaaagacaataggtgatgcgcttggcatcaatgcaacag aAAATCTgtttcctgagaaagttgagtataagaaactttctgatgatgacaaaataatttatagaagattccagggtaagaccctcaaaagtcttaccgatgaaatgatggaaatcggcgttggcaacgaagaggaacgcctgatgttcaagaggatattcatcctctacatacagatggcgttccttttgccaacgacgataaacaaaatatcggccgtgcacctggccccaatttttaagatggacgacatatcggagagaaactggggggggggggggcatgttttgaccttcatggtcaagggcatcacagactaccaggagaagaagaagaaggcaattgatggctgcctcttcgccctgatgataatatactttcatctttcagaaaacaaaggcaagaagagggctgaaagaccaccaaagccctggattgccaactggactaaggagcagttggtggaaagaatgactgcagaaagagaggaaattttg gggattgtgaagatggcggagacaagagcaagagaaaaaatgaaaaaagaagaaaaaaaagaaataaaaaaaaacaaaaaaaggaaggcgagttCAACATCGTCTTCAGAGAAAGAAACTACTgacagtgacacttctacctctgagtctgagactcaagaaAACTCAGAGGATTCAGGAACAAAACACCGcagcaaaaaggggaaaaa aatggactccagaaaaagaaagaagagtcaaGAGAGGTccgattctgattcagaatctgaatctgaatcaagtgatga gagcgaagaatcatcaccggtggagaaggaaaagaaaaagaaaaagacaaaaacatcaccaaaaaa aacacaaccaaaaaagaaaaaagttgttgtggaggattcacctcctaaagaagatcaatactttgacgg tgagacatatgaaatatcaagtgacgaaCTAGATGAATGA
- the LOC112749412 gene encoding uncharacterized protein, with amino-acid sequence MSMSMSMSSSSSYPTRACSPSSSVSVSPNCTSSWMILPKNPLSLPQPSCALSLPTPTRRPLTGLVRCEVAVQLSSQQDEEAEESSKVSKVGARVRVKSPLKVYHVPKVPELDLDGMEGQIKQYVGLWNGKRISANLPYKVEFVTEIEGRGKNSESSITIKVCKTHYYHY; translated from the coding sequence ATGAGCATGAGCATGAGCATGAGCAGCAGTAGCAGTTACCCAACAAGGGCGTGTTCGCCTTCATCCTCCGTGAGCGTCTCCCCTAACTGCACTTCTTCATGGATGATTCTCCCCAAGAACCCTCTCTCACTCCCTCAACCCTCATGCGCCCTCTCACTCCCAACCCCCACGCGCCGTCCCCTAACCGGCCTCGTTAGGTGCGAGGTCGCAGTTCAACTCTCTTCTCAACAAGACGAAGAAGCAGAAGAATCTTCCAAGGTCAGCAAGGTCGGTGCGCGCGTTAGGGTGAAATCGCCGCTCAAGGTCTATCATGTTCCCAAGGTTCCGGAGCTCGATCTCGACGGAATGGAAGGTCAGATCAAGCAGTACGTAGGGTTATGGAACGGGAAGCGAATCTCTGCTAACTTGCCTTATAAGGTTGAGTTTGTTACGGAAATTGAAGGACGTGGCAAGAATTCAGAGTCTTCGATCACAATTAAAGTCTGTAAGACTCACTACTACCACTACTGA